A genomic region of Drosophila kikkawai strain 14028-0561.14 chromosome X, DkikHiC1v2, whole genome shotgun sequence contains the following coding sequences:
- the Tim8 gene encoding mitochondrial import inner membrane translocase subunit Tim8, translating into MSEFENLAGSDKELQEFLMIEKQKAQVNAQIHEFNEICWEKCIGKPSNKLDSATETCLSNCVDRFIDTSLLITQRFAQMLQKHVGE; encoded by the exons ATGTCCGAGTTCGAGAACCTGGCCGGCAGCGACAAGGAGCTGCAGGAGTTCCTCATGATCGAGAAACAGAAGGCACAGGTCAATGCTCAG ATTCACGAATTCAACGAGATCTGCTGGGAAAAGTGCATCGGGAAACCGAGCAACAAGCTGGACAGCGCCACCGAGACATGCCTGAGCAATTGCGTGGACCGCTTCATTGACACCTCGCTGCTCATTACCCAGCGCTTCGCCCAGATGCTCCAGAAGCACGTCGGCGAATAG